caatgaaaacattttcatttgcatGGGGCAGTTATTCAGTAATATATAGGTAATAATTCAACACCAGAATACGTGGGGAAAAGATGGCCGTGCTACAGTCTACCTGCAAAAATTTAGTGCGCAGAAGATTTGTTTACAGTTGTAAAATAAACTTTGCAATGCAAGATTGTGGCGGAAGTTAGCAGCTTTTTTCTACTATTTTCGGTAAATGTCCAACTTCCTTGTACTCTCAGTAAATGCATATCTTAAATGACTACATAACCTTATCAAGTtatgcataaaaaaacacaagtattAAGTATTCGTCAAGATTATGCATTTACCATCAGGCGACTATTGACTTCGGGGAGAATATAATTTGCAGTGGACGCTCTGCTGCTATTCTTATTGTGGAAAACAGCGAGTGAAGTGGAATGTGTGAGAGCGAGAAAATGAGTCAGAGGAATGCTGAAAGCTCCTGCAGTTTACAAAGATTTTCCTAGCATTGCTGTAGCAACCACCTCAACTCTGCTAACAGAAGCTCAGCGTTGGGTTAAACTCCctcaagtgtaaaaaaaaaaatgagccaATTTTTTCACTGAAATCAGTTGCTACTTTGCACGCCAAATTTGAGCTACATAAGCAAAAGCAGGAAATGTTTCTCAGGACTTTgcaggagtgaaatggagtaaaATGAGATCAGAAGCAAATTCAGAAGTAATTCTGAAATCAGAATTACAGGTCAAGGGTCAGCCATGTCCAGGAAGTCTTTCTCAGGTGGGGGTCCGCCCCGGTACCAGCTACAGGTCGTGTCGGAGCGGCGGATGCAGGCGTACTGCCGAGCCTGCTCCCCATTTAGGCTGTTATCCAGCAGCCAGTCAGTCCACAAGCACTCGTTTTCTCCTGTAGACGCACACGGGACCGTGTAACAAGTGTTGATCTGTGGATAGAAGAGTTTTTGAGTCATCCGTTTACTCACTCACTGCTTCTCATTATTTGTTCCTGAAGTTCCCCTGTGTTATGAATAAGAGTTTTGTTGGGGTGGATTTTGGAAGAAAACTGGAGTGTCTCTATAAACGCATGATGCTAGGAACAAGTGTTGATTGGAAAAAGAACACACTTGAAAGTCTTATATTTGTACTGAAATGGAAAGCAAGTTTGAGCCAGAGTGAGAGATGAGAAACGTGATCTTTTTTGTGATCTGTTGCTTTGTTTCTTGAGGCATCTCTAAGGCTGATAGATGAGTGGGACAAATATTAATATGTATGAATAGAGAACAAACAGTCCTTACTCACTCTGCATTCACAGCCCATCTGGTATCTGTAGTTGAGATTCTTCTTCTGCGACAGTGACAAGTTGTCCCAAGACTCCACTAGGTCGCATTGGCCAATAGAAATCCTCCCATCACTCCACATACTTCCTGTTTAGTGACATCACAACACCGTCAttgaaaatgtcatcttgcaTTCAGCAAATCAAGTTATGTTGCTGTATTTTAGGGATAtaagaaaatatcgagtatCACGATATGTTTAGTGGTACTGTATCGATTCTTGAAAACACTgcatcgatttttaattaatagtttacatgcacagattaactcagtcaatactgtgacagttttcctaacaTTAGATTTAAATAtggccttgcttacagtatcgcaatatattgaatcataacccctgtatcgtgatacataTTGTATCGCCAGACTCTTGCCAATATTCCCTGCTGTATTTAACAGCCTTAAGGAttattatttactgtattaGCAATCATTAGTTTACAGCTGTTCAATAGAGTTCCGGTTGAGTAATATAACCGTGACTGCCGAAAATGTGGTCAatattttataatgtttacaacaTACTTGTtagaagacatttttagaaatacacatatttgctttcttgccaagagttgcATGAGAACATGGATACCAGTCTCCTATGTGTACGGTTTTCTTAGTTTAGCAAAAAACTTGAAAGAGGGGGAAACAGCCTGTTTCTTGGATTTTgtgcagattaaacaaacaagatacagtataacgtgttaattggtgagctttagaggtgctggtagttGTCATATCgaccttctcatctaactctcagcagaATAGAAAGCGAATAAACATTAGTTCCCAAAAATGTCTAACTTTCTGTTGCTTTTTCCTACTAAAAGTGCGATATAAAAACTGAGCAGTGCATACTGTACCTGAGAGCAAATACCCTGCTTTATTGTTGGAGTCTAGTTTGactccacacagtgaggagaagACCGGAGTGTACACGTACTGGATGTCCTTGGCCTTGTCAAAACCTTTGAACATCTGAACATACAGGGTGAAGAGAGTGGAGAGGAAAAAGGGAAGGTATAAGCATGGCCTAATGGGAATTAAATACACCCTACGCATGTGGCAGCAATGTAAGCAGGAATAATAACAGGACTAGAACAACTTGTATATGTCCCCAGAATATAGTCCTGCTCAGTATTCATTATGAACACCATACAGCCAAGTGGAGACAGCCAAACAGAACGTGTTTACTTTTCCTGACAGACTATCTGTAGCCATTACCCACATAAATTATACAGCTACAGACAGCAGCATGAACCGTAAAGATGATGTACGTCTGCACCGGCAGCAGCTGCTACTGCTGTCCAGAGATCTCACCTTGATCATTTTGATTTCATATTGGATCATCTTCATGTAAGGTGAGGAGCTGTTGCTAGGCGATACAATCTTCTCTCCGGAGATCTTTGCCCTTATCACTGTCAGGAAGAGGAAATGGCAGAAGTAAAGGAGGATTAAGATTAATTGAAATGCCAAATAAGTGCAGGAGGCAAGATAAGAACGTGATTTACATGCCGGAGACAACGGAAAACATTCTGAATTATCTTGTTTATTATCAATAAGTTGGAGGGTTTTTCCTTCTCTCTAGTTGTTagataaacagacagatgtgttttttttttcttcatttttctcCTCCTATGTCCTTTTCTATCATTTTTCTCGTCGCTCGTCTTTctccacacacagacagtgaagCAATCCCTCTCAGTAGTGATACAGGATgtgtccctcctctcctctgggaGGGAAATCAAAACCCACAT
This portion of the Sebastes fasciatus isolate fSebFas1 chromosome 1, fSebFas1.pri, whole genome shotgun sequence genome encodes:
- the LOC141772503 gene encoding metalloproteinase inhibitor 4-like isoform X1; the protein is MSQERSAYLGLWVLLLLGAGMEEVVEGCSCHPAHPQQLFCSAEIVIRAKISGEKIVSPSNSSSPYMKMIQYEIKMIKMFKGFDKAKDIQYVYTPVFSSLCGVKLDSNNKAGYLLSGSMWSDGRISIGQCDLVESWDNLSLSQKKNLNYRYQMGCECRINTCYTVPCASTGENECLWTDWLLDNSLNGEQARQYACIRRSDTTCSWYRGGPPPEKDFLDMADP
- the LOC141772503 gene encoding metalloproteinase inhibitor 4-like isoform X2 produces the protein MSQERSAYLGLWVLLLLGAGMEEVVEGCSCHPAHPQQLFCSAEIVIRAKISGEKIVSPSNSSSPYMKMIQYEIKMIKMFKGFDKAKDIQYVYTPVFSSLCGVKLDSNNKAGYLLSGSMWSDGRISIGQCDLVESWDNLSLSQKKNLNYRYQMGCECRVNQHLLHGPVCVYRRKRVLVD